CCGGTATAGAAGTACCGCGTCACCACATCACCGTGCACGGGATCGAGTTCGGCGCCTTGGCCCAATTTTTCGGTAGGACGGCCCAGGCGGTCATACTCGAAGCCGGTCTCATAGGGCACGCCGCCTTCCATATAGGGCGTGCTTTGCACGGCGACCCGGCCCATTGTGTCGTATTCGGTGTGGGTCAGGATTAGCGTGCCGGAGAAACCGCGCTGCGCCTGTTTCACCACGCGGCCCAGGCGATCATGCCAGCTGACCGTCGTGGGGTAGCCCGGGTGAACGGTGGTCACGCGCCAGGCGGCCGTCGGGGCGCTGATGGTGCTGCCTGCAACAGCACCCGGGCAGCTGGTGCCATTGCAGCGGTGGATCGCTGTTTGCACTGCCGAGCCGATGATCTGTCCTGTGCTATCCCGCTGCTCGACCGAGGTGGCGCGGCCGAACACGTCGTAGATCGTATGGACGGACAGATTGTTCGGATCAGTCACCGAGACCGGCTGTCCGTCGGAGGGGCGGCTCTGCGTCTTCGTGACGCGGCCATTGGCGTCGGTCACCTCAAAGGGGAAATAGCCGTCCGCTGCCGCCGAAGACCCATTCGTCGTGTAGTTGAACTTCGTCGTACGCGTGGGGCTTTGCGCGGCCGCGAGCCCCACTGCGTCCACCGTCACTTCCGTTGGCAACCCATAGTTGATGCCAGGCGGATCCGCATCGGTCGGGTACTTGAACGAAGTCCGCACGTGCTGATCCACAACGCCGCTCTGCACGGTGCGCGTTCGCGGCAGACGGGTCGTCGGCAGCCAGGTGTATTCCGTGGTCACCGACTGCGTGGGTGCCATTGCGCCAACCGGCAAGGCATGTGCCGCCGTGTATGTCACCGATTTGGTGACGGTTTCGGATTTCAGCGCGTCGACCCACCAATGGATGGCATCGGCAGCGTCGAAGGTACGGTGTGTGCTGACCGTGTGGCTGGCGACGAACGCATCCGGCCCGGCGTCAACGGTGGTCACGACCGAATCGACCAGATTGCCATAGGCCGCCGCGTCTGAGCCGTTGTCCCAGCCAGACTGTGCCGATGCCGCCGTCGCGGCGTTATGCGTGGTCACCGTGCTGACCTTGGTGCCGCTGAGGTCGTGCGCGTCATCCACCTGTTTGTCGATGAATGGGCGGTATACCGTGGTGCCGGTAGGGCTGGGCAGCGTGTTGCCCATCGGACACGCGCCGCGATTGCTGCGCGTGCACGCCCAGGTGGTCATCGATTTGGCGATGAGGGTACCGGTGGGTGTTGTGGTTCGGGTCGATTCAATGCGCCCGGTCAACGGGAACTTCTGGTGGAAGGTCGTTTCCGTCTGCACCTGCTGGCCGCTGCCGATCATCGTGTTGCGGGTGGTGATCTTTCGGAAGCCCTGGAAGCCACGCCCGCCGTTGTTGTACATCGCCTCGGAATAGGCATAGACCGCACTGCGGTGGGAATCGATATTCGCCTCGACGATGTCGCCGCCCTTGCCCTGCAGGAACGCGGCGACAACCGGCATCGAGCTTCGGAAGTAGAAGTGCCGCTGATCGATGTAGCCGCTCGCCGGGTCGAGGGTGTAGATGGGCGAAAAGTCGTCAGGGTCGTTTGAGTTCGACAGGGGCAGGTAGTACCACGCCGCGTGGTCGCCCACGCCATTGATCACGCGATCGAGGATTTCCGGGAAGATGATTCCCGACTCCGCCAGGCGCTTGTCCGCACTCGTCAGGTTGGGGTCATGAGCGCGGGCGTTGCCGGTGTTGACCTGTACACCCCGATTGAGATTGATGTACGGGACAAAATGATCCTTGAAGTAGCTCGTCGCGACCGGGCCACTCTCCGTTGCGAGCTGCGCAGGTCCGTAGACGCCATCATTGACGACCTTGCAGCCGTCGTAGGGGACGGTGTTGAAAGTGCGTTTGACGCCGGAGCACCCCATGCCGGTGACCAGATCGGACATGCCGTCGCCATGTAGATCTTCCGAACGCACCCCACGATTGACCGACGTCAGCTGCGACGCAAGCGACGTAGGCACCACTTTGACGGTAATGGTGTTTGCACCGGTCTGGACGAACTTGAGCTGGTCCAGGTAGTAGGTGCTCGGGTCGAACGCGGACAGGTTGGGCTTGGACGCCACCTGGCCGCTGCTGTACATGTCATAGACGAGCTTGCCTTCCCACAGGCCCCACCCTTGGGCGGTGACGCCAGGCATGCTGAATCCGCCGCCCGGCTCGGGGGGCATGCGTAGACGACGCACTGCTGCGCGGTCGAGGATTCACCGCTGTCCGGAGGGGATGGACATTCCATACCAACCGGAAGAGCAGGCACCAAGGCGACGACGCACATCTTTACCGCAAATTTTCTGGTGCTGGAAACGGCTGTGAGATCGGGTTTGCCGTCGCTATCGACGTCCATGACGGGCAGCCGGTCCGCATAGCGGAAGCTGATGCCATTGCCCTGCAGGCCCAGACCCGCATTGGAGCCGGTATTGATGATGCTGCCGAGTGTGCCGCCCTTGTTGAGCCGCACCTGCCACGTACCATTGGGCCGCGCGAACACAAAGTCGTCCAGGCCGTCTGTATTGACGTCAAGCCAGTGCGTGACGTAACCCTCGCTCCAACGGCATTCGTCGGTACCCGCGCCGCCACTGACAAGTCCGATGCCGGTGCAGGATTTGAGGGTTCCGCTGAGTGCATTTCCGGCGCGTTGCGTCAGCAGGACGCCGCGAAAGTCGACGGTCGGACTGCCCACTGCGCCGCTTTTGCGGATCAGGAAGAGGTCCGGCAGCCCATTCCCGTCGAAGTCTGTCGCTTGCGTGACCGAATCCTGGGTGAAGGGGCTGAGCGTGTTGGTAAGACACACCAGCGGCTGCGTCGGCGTCGTGAACGTTGCCTGGCCCGACAACGTTCCCGGTGGCGTCGTATTGGTGTAGATGAAGAAGCCGTTGCCGCCACCGGCGCATTGGCTGGTGGTCGCTGGCTGGGTGATGCCAATGTCGACGCGGCCGTCGCCATCGAAGTCGGCCGCAAACGAACTGCCGCGGACGTAGGTTGCGGCGATGTTGCTGGAGAATGTCCGAAGGGAGTTGGGGGTGGCGACTGCCCCACGCGCCAGGTTCCATGCCCGGAAAACCACGCTGCCGTTGAGGTTGTCGATAATCTCCGAACGCCCATCGTTATCGATATCGGTGACGTCTTCGCCGAGCTGGCCGGTCAGCTCCACCGCCGTCCGGACCACACGGTCGTCCTTGAGCTGGACCAGGTAGTTGCGAGTGGTGGTGCCACTCAGTACGTCAGCGACCAGTTCGCGCGTGCCATCGCCATCGAGATCACCGATGGACCGGACGTTGTAGGGGCTCCGCACGATGCCGGCGGCAGGCAACGCGCTGGTATCGGTATTCCAGTTGGCCAGCGACCGCAGCGGAAAGTGGTACGAACCTTCGGCCATCTGGAACGTCGTGGCCGGGTGGCAGACCTCGCCCGATCCCCCCACCGCGCACTCCTGCCACTGCGTCAGCAGCAGGCGGCCAGAGTAGGTGGACGCCTTGTAGGAAGGCCGATAGACACGGACATTTTCAGTCCCGATCGTGGTGGTGATCGCGGCGATGACCTTGGTCTGCATCGTCAGGCCACCCGCCAGATAGCTGGAGCCCAGGTCCATGCCCTGTTGGGCAGCGGCCTGACTGCGCGACTGCCACGTCACCTGGACGTGCCGGTCGCCGTCGTTCTGCCCATGACCGGTGTAGGTGACGCGGCTCAGCAGGCGTTCGCCATTGCCGAAGTCCGTGTAGGCATATCGCTGGAAGTTGCCCACGCGGTCTTCCACACGGGCGACCATCCAGGTCAGCGGCGCCGGCGAGCCGTCGGGTATCTGTGCCGCATCCATCGCGCCACAGGCATTCGCCGAGACCAGTGCGCCCAGATGAAGGATGCGCCCGGATTTCTCTTCCACCGTGAAGCAGCTGTTGCCGGACGTGAGGGATCCGTATTGCTTGATCCTCGCAAAGCTGTCGACTTCCGTACGGTACTCGGCGTTCGATTGGCCGTAGGTGCCGGAAACGGCCACCAGCCGTTGGCCGTCCAGGCAGAGTTTGTCGGATGCATCGAACCGGACGCCACGTGTCTGGCCATCCTGTTCCACCGTCTGCGGGCAGCGTGCAATGGCGGACAGGCCGGACAACGACCAGCCCAGGCCAGCGACGCCTTCGCCGGCGCGGCTGCTGTAATTCATTGCCAGGGCTGGCTGCATTCCTGCGCGCCCTGGCGGCACGACGATGGGGAAGGAATAGGCTGCAGCGCCGCCTTCCACGCTCGCTTCGCCGGTGAGTGTGCCTACCGTCGGGTCGTGTGTGCCGAGGTCTTCGGTCGCCTCGTAGAAGGGGCTTAGCCCACCGTTGGGGACGAAAACGTCCGGCCCGGTGGTATCAACCGAGAAAGAGGTGACCTGCACGCTGGCCAGCACTGGCACGGCAAAACCCAACAGGCCGAGCCCCAGGGCTCGCCAACGACGGCTATCGATCATGATGTGTCCCGTGCGACGCAGGGCGTCGCTACAAAGAATGGCTGGTAGTGGTGTGAAACCGAGAGATGTGCCCGCAAGGTGGCAGACGGATGAAGTGCTGGGTGCGCTATCCGCTTTGTCCATCTGGCAACGCGCTACGGATACGCCATCACATGCTCCTTGCCCCATTCCAGCGCGACGCGCCCGTACACGACCACCATCGGCCGTTGCCGCACGCCGGAATCCCCATTTGATCGCATCGGCATGTCAATTCCTGAGACACATCGGCTGCTGCGGCGACGCCTGCAGCGTTGATCACGAAATACCACGCAAGTGCACAAGGATAAAGTCCATTTGTCAGCAACGCTATCGTGTTGACAGCTATTGCAAGATCCGGGTGAACGTCCGGCGGCTGGTCTTGCAGAATTGGCGATCTGCGTGGCGCGAAAACGTCGGAGCGATGCTATTCGGATGCATGCCCCTGGCAAATGGCTGACGCAGAAGGACACGGAACCACCGGTAACCCGTCCTCGCCGCAGTGACGACGGCACCATGAAAGCCGGCAACCCACACCGCGCTGCACCCGTGCTCGTCAGCACAGCCATGCCCGACCGCGTTCCGCGGCGGCGCGGTTGGCAGATGTGGGATGCCGGCCGTTTTCATGGCAAGCGTCACCGGAAACACCGTCTCACCGTTTGCGACGCTGCGGACCTTCCGGAACGGCCCACAACGCGGCATCGAGTGAGTGACCGCTCCGGTGCGGTCGACGGCATTTCCTGTGGCGTTCGCACGACCAATAGCAACCAAAAGTGGAACCGCACGATGGGTGTCGCCGATCGCGGAACTGGTCCATCGTGCGGTCGCATTCGCGATCACACGCTACGAAATGCGTGGCGTAGCGTGTGGTCACCGCAGGTGACCGCACGATCGGGCCTATTCATTTGCCCCAACCACCCATCGTGCCATCACACCGCGAAATCCTACGCTTCCATCTTCGCCGCGACGCTACGCTCCGACTTTTCCCACGCATACTCCGCATGACTTTCCAGCACCGTCATCGCATCGATGTAATCGGTGAGATCCGCCACCAGCATGCCCGCATCATGGACAAGGTCGGCATCCACGCCGTCGTCGACAGCGGTGATCACGCGTAGCATCTTCGCCATCGTGCGCAGACCGGCCAGGCTACGGTCGCGGACATGGCGCGCCGTTCCGAGCAGGCGAGGGAAGTCGGCCTGGCTGACGGCGTAAGGGGAAACCAGCACATCGTGGATGCTGTATTCGACCGCTTCGGATGGCGCGGTGTCGTTCCGGCAGGGCTTCATGCGAAAGCCCTCCAACGGAAGACATGCAGCATGCGCTCCAAGGCGTAGCGCCCGTTGGAACTGTGGAAGATCGATAGGGCGGGGAGGGCGGGCAACCGCCTGCACTGGCGCGAAGCCGGATGCAGGCGGCGGGTACGACTCGACGGCAAACGTTCGCCGGTAGCGAACGGGCGTTCCATGCGGAGAGACATTGCGTGTCCTCGACGAGTGGGGATGACCCGTCACCGGACCCGAAGCGGTGACGGACGGCGCGTGGTTGGCATACCGGAAGTTGGGACCGGCCAGCATTTCTGCTGCCACGCGCCGCCCGCCATTGAAACCTGAATGGTATCAATAGGTGCGCCCAGCCGACGACGGCGGACGCAAAAAAAGCGCCGACATCGACGGATGGACGCTAGACGGCGCCAACTTCCAGGATGCCAATCCCGGGCTGCCGATTTGGCGGCAGCGAAGTGATTCTGCGAACGCGATGCCGCGACGTCAATCCGTATGGTGACAGAAATTCCGGGCGGCGCGGTATGGATGGCAGTCCTGGTGCTTCGCGGCGCCAATTGGCTGCTCGAAACCCTACGGATATCGCTACACCACCGCACCAAAATGCCACAAACGCAAAGTCGCAGCCCCGTAGCCCGGGTTAACCCGAAGGGTTCACCCGAGTGAACCTCGCGATGCGGTCAGATTTCGCGCAGCCGGCCCAGCCCTCGGCGTGAACAGCGGCGCGCAGCGTGATCACACCGGCGAGCGGACACCCACCTCCCAACCGCTATACGAAATCACGCACTGTCGACTGCCACTCACGCTGCGCCAATTGCGGCGCACTCGGTGCCGGCTGAAAATCACTCACGCTCGACCGGAAACCACGCGAGCATGGGTGATTTTCATCCAAGGGTCCGGGTGATTTTCGGCCACCGTTGATGGACGATCAGTCAACGTCGACTGCGGCGCAGTCATGGCCGAATGAAAATCAGGCAGCGTCGATGAAAAATCATTCACACCCTCGGGTGATTTTCACCTGACGATGGGTGATTGCGTACGGCGAGTGAGTGATCATCAGTGGTGCGACCCTGAAATTCAGCGGCAGTCGACTAAAAGTCTGTCACGGGTGCGCGGTGCGCAAACGGCGCCGAGCAAGAGTCACTGACGCCTGCGTGTTCGGTAATCAGCGTTCAATGACAGTCAGCCGATAGTGCGTGCGCGGAAGTCATCGCTGCGCGACGCGAACGCACCGTTGCCTGTACGGAAACCACTTCTGACGGAATATCAGTCAAGGCCACAAAAAAACGCGCGACCGTATCTGGCCGCGCGTTCGGGTGCTTCACCTCACCATCTGTGTGTGGCGACGGTGAAGGGTAGAGTGGATAGAAGGTTCCGACTGTCGGTCACGCCTCGACCGGCTCGTCGCTTTCGGCGACGACAGAACCGTTCTTGCGAAACCGCGACGACAGGTCACGCCGCAAGGATTTCAGGCCCTGGTCCTTTCCGACGACCTTCAACAGGGCGTAGCCCTCCAACGAGGCTGTCATCAAGTCGCTGCCGATGGCGATCATCGTGTCATCGGCCCGGTCCATCAGCCGCTGCAGCCGCGCAAGCCGAGGGCGCAGGTCGTCCCAGGCTTTGAGATCCGCCTGGGTCTCCGAAAAGTTGAAGGCGGGTGGAATCAGCTGGGGGTGATCTTGCCCCAGTTTCCCGGACACCGGCCTAAGCGACTTTCGGAAGCTCGTACTGTTCTGGACTGACGTAGCCCAGGGTGGAGTGGAGCCGCTGTCGATTGTAGTAGACCTCGATGTAGTCGAACACATGTGTACGCGCCTGTTGGCGCGTTGCGAACCGCTCGCCGTGGATTGCTTCGACCTTGAAGCTGTGATTCCAACTTTCCATCGCGGCGTTGTCGTAGCAGTTTCCTTTGGCACTCATACTGGCTACCAAGCCATTCTCCGCGAGCAAGGCGCGATGTTCGCGTGAACAGTACTGGCTCCCGCGGTCGGAATGAATGATCACGCCACGCGGCCGCTGGCGGCGAAATAGCGCCATTCGCAGGGCGTCGCACACGAGCGTAGCCGTCATTCGATCCGACATCGACCAACCGACAACACGCCGGGAAAATAGGTCAAGCACGACCGCCAAGTAGAGCCAGCCTTCCGCCGTGTCCACAAATGTAATGTCCGCGACCCAGGCTTGGTTAGGACGCTCGGCACTGAAGTTCTGCTGCAACAGATTCGGCGCCACCGGCAACGAGTGCGCGGAATTCGTTGTCGCCTTGAATTTGCGCGCCGCCTTGGCGCGTAAACCTTGTCGGCGAAGGCTTTCGGCTACTTGGTTGTGTCCCGCATTGATGCCTTGCTGCTTCAAACCGTGAGTCAAACGTGGCGCCCCTGCTCGACCTTTTTGCGCCCGGAAAGCGCTATCTACAACGGTATCCAACGCTGCTCGTTGGCGGGTCCGTCGCGACGGCTTTCGCTTGCGCCACTCGTAGTATCCACCCGGCGAAACGGTAAGCGCACGGCACATCATCCGCACCGAGTGCTGCCCTTCGTTCTCGGCGACCACGGCGTACTTCATTTGGGCTGTTTCGCGAAGTACGCCGCCGCTTTTTTTAAAAAGGTAACTTCTTCCTCAAGACGGGCGACCTCGCGCTTCAGGCGTGCATGGTCCGCCAAAATTGCCCGCTGCTCCTCGGTCATTTGACCCGCTTGCTTGGACTTCAGACGCCACGAATACAGCTGGCTTTCCGCCAATCCCAGGTCTTTCGCCGCGATAGCGACGCCGTCCTTCTCGGCGCGGGCCAGCGCCTGTTCCTTGAACTGCGCGCTATAGCGATTGCGGGTCTTCTTTGCCACAACTTTCTTGGTCATTTGCCTCACCTCAGATGGCGATATTGAATCGCTTATCGGGGTGTCCGGCAAACTGGGGTAGGATCAGGGGTTCATCGACAGCACCGTCACCGTCTGGCGGCAGAAGGCTTCGGATTTGTCACCCATTTTTGTCAAGCCGCGGACCTGGTCCGGCGTCAAGGCGATCAAGTTAGCCAGTCGCGCTTCCAGCGTGGAAAGCGCCTGGTCGATTTCCGACAACTCCGTGTCGGTCCAGGCAATCGAGATAACGTTTTGCATGTTCTTTCATCTTATGTGAGTTGATCAACAACGCCGGCTACAGGCGCCGGCGATGGAAAGAATGGCATGCTTGAAACTGGTAAGAAAATGCAGATTAACCACAAGTTTGCATAGGTTGCATCAGGTACAATGCGCGCATCGCCGAGGTATACATACCCTGACGTTTCGGTATGTGCGAAGCACATGCGTCGCTGAGTATAGCCAGCCCGGTGACCATCGCCGCATCGCTACCGGCGGACGGCAGCCAACGACACACCACTTGTCAGCGTCATAGCCACCGGAAACCCAGTTCGCGACCGATTCCGTCGCACTGACTGCCACGCCCAGGCCGTGCGTCTTCCGGAAACTCTGTG
This genomic stretch from Tahibacter amnicola harbors:
- a CDS encoding SpvB/TcaC N-terminal domain-containing protein; translation: MIDSRRWRALGLGLLGFAVPVLASVQVTSFSVDTTGPDVFVPNGGLSPFYEATEDLGTHDPTVGTLTGEASVEGGAAAYSFPIVVPPGRAGMQPALAMNYSSRAGEGVAGLGWSLSGLSAIARCPQTVEQDGQTRGVRFDASDKLCLDGQRLVAVSGTYGQSNAEYRTEVDSFARIKQYGSLTSGNSCFTVEEKSGRILHLGALVSANACGAMDAAQIPDGSPAPLTWMVARVEDRVGNFQRYAYTDFGNGERLLSRVTYTGHGQNDGDRHVQVTWQSRSQAAAQQGMDLGSSYLAGGLTMQTKVIAAITTTIGTENVRVYRPSYKASTYSGRLLLTQWQECAVGGSGEVCHPATTFQMAEGSYHFPLRSLANWNTDTSALPAAGIVRSPYNVRSIGDLDGDGTRELVADVLSGTTTRNYLVQLKDDRVVRTAVELTGQLGEDVTDIDNDGRSEIIDNLNGSVVFRAWNLARGAVATPNSLRTFSSNIAATYVRGSSFAADFDGDGRVDIGITQPATTSQCAGGGNGFFIYTNTTPPGTLSGQATFTTPTQPLVCLTNTLSPFTQDSVTQATDFDGNGLPDLFLIRKSGAVGSPTVDFRGVLLTQRAGNALSGTLKSCTGIGLVSGGAGTDECRWSEGYVTHWLDVNTDGLDDFVFARPNGTWQVRLNKGGTLGSIINTGSNAGLGLQGNGISFRYADRLPVMDVDSDGKPDLTAVSSTRKFAVKMCVVALVPALPVGMECPSPPDSGESSTAQQCVVYACPPSRAADSACLASPPKGGACGKASSSMTCTAAARWRPSPTCPRSTRAPTTWTSSSSSRPVQTPLPSKWCLRRLRRS
- a CDS encoding IS3 family transposase (programmed frameshift), whose product is MTKKVVAKKTRNRYSAQFKEQALARAEKDGVAIAAKDLGLAESQLYSWRLKSKQAGQMTEEQRAILADHARLKREVARLEEEVNLFKKSGGVLRETAQMKYAVVAENEGQHSVRMMCRALTVSPGGYYEWRKRKPSRRTRQRAALDTVVDSAFRAQKGRAGAPRLTHGLKQQGINAGHNQVAESLRRQGLRAKAARKFKATTNSAHSLPVAPNLLQQNFSAERPNQAWVADITFVDTAEGWLYLAVVLDLFSRRVVGWSMSDRMTATLVCDALRMALFRRQRPRGVIIHSDRGSQYCSREHRALLAENGLVASMSAKGNCYDNAAMESWNHSFKVEAIHGERFATRQQARTHVFDYIEVYYNRQRLHSTLGYVSPEQYELPKVA